One window of Camelina sativa cultivar DH55 chromosome 4, Cs, whole genome shotgun sequence genomic DNA carries:
- the LOC104779698 gene encoding cytosolic sulfotransferase 13-like yields MTKSKTTLSKLLAEAKFSQECEELLSSLPKDRSFFAEYLYQYQGFWYPPNLLEGVLYSQKHFQARDSDIILVSSPKSGATWLKALVFALIHRHEFLTPLESHPLLDNNPHSLVSFIEGFQFHTQDTSPRIFSTHVPLRSLPESIKDSSCKVVYCCRNPKDAFVSLWHFVKSLMLKEMVGCTMEEMVSGFCRGSSVYGPFWDHALEYWKESQENPDKVLFVMYEEMREQPRDWVMRMAEFLGCSFTEEEIDNGVLDSIVKLCSLENLSKLEVNEKGKLVNGMATKAFFRNG; encoded by the coding sequence ATGACAAAATCCAAAACCACTCTTTCAAAGTTATTGGCAGAAGCTAAATTTAGCCAAGAATGTGAGGAGTTGCTGTCTTCTCTTCCTAAAGACAGAAGCTTCTTTGCAGAGTATCTCTATCAATACCAAGGGTTTTGGTACCCACCAAATCTCTTAGAAGGTGTTCTATACAGCCAGAAGCATTTTCAGGCCAGAGATTCAGACATCATCCTCGTAAGCAGTCCTAAGTCAGGTGCAACTTGGTTGAAAGCGCTTGTCTTTGCTCTGATTCACAGACATGAATTCCTAACCCCTCTAGAATCCCATCCTCTGCTCGATAACAACCCGCATTCTCTCGTGTCCTTTATCGAAGGTTTCCAGTTTCACACTCAAGATACTTCTCCTAGGATCTTCTCCACACACGTTCCTCTGAGGTCACTCCCTGAGTCCATTAAGGACTCGTCCTGTAAAGTTGTGTACTGCTGCAGGAACCCAAAAGATGCTTTTGTCTCGCTTTGGCATTTCGTGAAAAGTCTGATGCTCAAGGAGATGGTTGGATGCACAATGGAGGAAATGGTCAGTGGGTTTTGCAGAGGCTCAAGTGTTTATGGACCCTTTTGggatcatgcattagagtactGGAAAGAGAGCCAAGAAAACCCGGACAAGGTTCTGTTTGTTATGTATGAAGAGATGAGAGAGCAGCCTCGGGATTGGGTGATGCGGATGGCTGAGTTCTTGGGATGTTCTTTTACAGAAGAAGAGATAGATAACGGAGTTTTGGACAGTATCGTAAAGCTGTGTAGTCTTGAGAATCTGAGTAAATTGGAGGTTAATGAGAAAGGCAAGCTAGTGAATGGAATGGCGACTAAGGCATTTTTTAGGAACGGTTAG
- the LOC104779701 gene encoding D-aminoacyl-tRNA deacylase, with protein MILKISCRNVIRFLHTHNNRFRANTTPIQSLLNANCRVTVTTRNMVTLIVATTSDPASINPAAALLAMPGWTAGPTLPPDIKSFTNKQARVIQHDGSIVKEDDLDLRWEEATGEVIDEVIFLSRHTAVSNRPALTVHPIGVLHLKDGESPPQGGKPGWAALPNPRIGPWFRLLKKMAEAHGLVPEFEITLEATHHGPITNKPTMFLEIGSTEEYWKRQDAAQVMALLMWEGLGLGGGDAVGNWNSETGKRKVLLGIGGGHYAPRHMDIVLKEDIWVGHLLSGYSLPMEEPTQTKPNPGENQIGGNWRQSIKAAFEATKAAFPGGEILAHLDQKSFKGWQRKAITEFLAEESISVGKPNDFT; from the exons atgattttgaaaataagcTGCCGAAACGTTATACGCTTCCTCCACACGCACAACAACAGATTCAGAGCAAACACAACTCCTATCCAATCGCTGCTAAACGCCAATTGTCGCGTTACAGTAACAACTCGAAACATGGTGACACTGATCGTAGCCACCACCTCCGATCCTGCGTCGATCAATCCCGCGGCGGCGCTTCTCGCCATGCCCGGTTGGACCGCCGGACCTACCTTGCCGCCg GACATCAAGAGTTTCACAAACAAGCAAGCGAGAGTGATTCAACACGATGGATCTATAGTTAAAGAAGACGATCTCGATTTACGTTGGGAAGAAGCTACAGGTGAAGTTATTGATGAAGTCATCTTCCTCAGCCGTCACACCGCCGTTTCGAATCGTCCTGCTTTAACTGTTCATCCGATTG GAGTGCTTCATCTAAAGGATGGTGAATCACCGCCTCAGGGTGGGAAGCCTGGATGGGCGGCGTTGCCAAACCCTAGAATTGGTCCATGGTTTCGTCTTTTGAAGAAAATGGCTGAAGCTCATGGTTTAGTTCCTGAGTTTGAG ATTACATTGGAGGCCACTCATCATGGACCAATAACTAACAAGCCAACGATGTTCTTGGAGATTG GAAGTACAGAGGAATACTGGAAGAGACAAGACGCAGCTCAAGTCATGGCTCTT TTAATGTGGGAAGGACTTGGTCTAGGAGGCGGTGATGCAGTGGGGAACTGGAACAG TGAAACTGGAAAGAGGAAGGTTCTTTTAGGGATTGGAGGTGGACATTATGCTCCTCGTCACATGGATATAGTTTT GAAAGAAGATATTTGGGTAGGCCATTTGCTTTCTGGATACTCATTACCAATGGAAGAGCcaactcaaaccaaaccaaatcctGGAGAGAATCAAATTGGTGGAAATTGGAGACAATCAATTAAGGCAGCATTTGAAGCTACTAAAGCAGCATTCCCCGGAGGCGAGATCTTGGCTCATCTTGACCAAAA GAGCTTCAAAGGATGGCAAAGGAAGGCCATTACAGAGTTCTTGGCAGAAGAGAGCATCAGTGTTGGGAAGCCAAACGATTTCACATGA
- the LOC104779697 gene encoding cytosolic sulfotransferase 12-like has protein sequence MSSSSVPAYLGDEDLTQETRDLISSLPKEKGWLVSEMYQYQGRWNTQALLQGILICQKRFEAKDSDIILVTNPKSGTTWLKALVFALLNRHKFPVSSSGNHPLLVTNPHLLVPFLEGVYYESPDSDFSGLPSPRLMNTHISHLSLPESVKSSSCKIVYCCRNPKDMFVSLWHFGKKLAPEETAAYPIEKAVEAFCEGKFIGGPFWDHILEYWYASRENPNKVLFVTYEDLKKQTGTEMKRIAEFLGCGFIEEEEVREIVKLCSFESLSNLEVNRHGKLPNGMETKTFFRKGEIGGWRDTLSESLAAEIDRTIEEKFHGSGLIFSS, from the coding sequence atgtcatcatcatcagttccTGCTTACTTGGGAGATGAAGATCTGACTCAAGAAACAAGAgatcttatctcttctcttccaaAGGAAAAAGGTTGGTTAGTGAGTGAAATGTATCAATACCAAGGACGTTGGAACACACAAGCTCTGTTGCAAGGAATCTTGATCTGTCAAAAACGCTTTGAAGCCAAAGATTCCGACATTATCCTCGTCACTAATCCTAAATCAGGTACCACTTGGTTAAAAGCTCTTGTCTTTGCTCTCCTTAACCGACACAAGtttccagtttcttcttctggtaACCATCCTCTTCTGGTTACCAATCCGCACCTTCTCGTGCCATTCTTGGAAGGAGTTTACTATGAATCCCCAGATTCCGATTTCTCCGGGTTGCCTTCTCCAAGACTCATGAACACGCACATTTCGCATCTTTCACTACCGGAATCTGTTAAGAGCTCGTCTTGTAAGATTGTGTATTGTTGTAGGAACCCTAAGGACATGTTTGTGTCCTTATGGCATTTTGGAAAGAAGCTAGCTCCTGAAGAAACCGCAGCTTATCCGATCGAAAAAGCGGTTGAAGCGTTTTGTGAAGGGAAGTTTATAGGTGGACCCTTTTGGGATCATATATTGGAGTACTGGTACGCAAGCCGCGAGAATCCGAACAAGGTCTTGTTTGTTACTTACGAGGACCTCAAGAAGCAGACCGGAACTGAGATGAAGCGAATCGCTGAGTTCTTGGGATGTGGttttattgaagaagaagaagtgagagagaTTGTGAAGTTGTGTAGTTTTGAGAGTTTAAGTAATTTGGAAGTTAATAGACATGGGAAACTACCAAATGGAATGGAGACTAAAACTTTCTTTAGAAAAGGAGAGATTGGAGGATGGAGAGATACTTTGAGTGAGTCCTTGGCAGCGGAAATTGATCGAACCATCGAAGAGAAGTTTCATGGTTCTGGTCTgatcttttcttcttga
- the LOC104779695 gene encoding protein COLD-REGULATED 15B, chloroplastic-like, which produces MSISGAVLSGLGSSSFLINGSKRSSVGGGAMRAGRKNVITAPQRKKSWVPTAVKGSSNSNNDPKWLDNASEKVSEYVKEKGSEMGQVSAEKGQELQNHMERAKDYIFGKAGEAMDAVAENAKRASEYVTDKGKETKEEAASMTENAKDFIVEKAGDVKDSATDIKNKTAKYVGDKASEAKEAILPPKTDV; this is translated from the exons ATGTCGATCTCCGGAGCTGTGCTTAGTGGGTTGGGTTCTTCTTCGTTCTTGATCAACGGAAGCAAGAGAAGCAGCGTTGGCGGTGGAGCTATGAGAGCTGGCCGGAAGAATGTGATCACTGCACCTCAGCGCAAGAAGTCGTGGGTCCCGACGGCCGTAAAAGGTTCTAGCAACTCCAATAACGATCCCAAATGGCTTGATAATGCCTC AGAGAAAGTTTCGGAGTACGTGAAGGAGAAGGGAAGTGAAATGGGACAAGTGTCTGCTGAAAAGGGACAAGAACTTCAAAATCATATGGAGAGAGCAAAAGACTACATTTTCGGGAAAGCTGGTGAAGCGATGGACGCAGTGGCTGAAAATGCAAAGAGAGCTTCGGAGTATGTGACGGATAAAGGCAAAGAGACGAAGGAGGAAGCTGCTTCAATGACGGAGAACGCCAAAGACTTCATCGTTGAAAAAGCAGGTGACGTGAAAGATTCAGCGACggatataaaaaataaaacggCTAAGTACGTCGGAGATAAAGCATCAGAGGCTAAAGAAGCAATATTGCCTCCAAAAACTGATGTATAG
- the LOC104783498 gene encoding cytosolic sulfotransferase 11-like: MEPVHLPNFMKDNQVSQETKNLISSLPSDKDFTGNGLYNHKGCWYYPNILQAVLDVQKHFKPRDTDIIIASMPKGGTTWLKSLVFAVVHQDEYRENPQIHPLLSQNPHDLVPFLEIELYANSQTPNLTKFPSPMIFSTHMHLQALREATKKASHLAKSCMCVEVSKTRLFPVGILEAC, translated from the coding sequence ATGGAGCCTGTTCACCTTCCAAACTTCATGAAAGACAACCAAGTTAGTCAAGAAACCAAGAACTTGATCTCTTCCTTACCTTCAGACAAAGATTTTACTGGTAATGGTCTCTATAACCACAAAGGTTGTTGGTACTATCCAAACATACTCCAAGCCGTTCTTGACGTCCAAAAACATTTCAAGCCACGAGATACTGATATAATCATTGCTTCTATGCCCAAAGGTGGAACCACTTGGCTCAAATCCCTAGTTTTCGCTGTTGTGCATCAAGATGAATACCGTGAAAACCCCCAAATCCATCCTTTGCTTTCACAAAACCCTCATGACCTTGTCCCATTTCTTGAGATTGAGTTATATGCTAATAGCCAAACTCCAAATCTCACAAAATTTCCTTCTCCTATGATCTTTTCTACCCATATGCACTTACAAGCATTGCGTGAGGCCACCAAAAAGGCTTCCCACCTTGCAAAATCGTGTATGTGTGTAGAGGTATCAAAGACACGTTTATTTCCGGTTGGCATTTTAGAAGCATGTTAG
- the LOC104779696 gene encoding uncharacterized protein LOC104779696: protein MAAETVDSTSSLLNINMVNITKLTATNYMTWSLQVHSHLNGYDLAGFFDGSSVPPDHTTVVNEQPTPNPAYAKWRRQDKLIYSALLGTLSSSIHSVVSKTTSAAEMWKKINATYASPSWGHIQQLRIQLKHYTKGDQSIDVYLQGLTTRFDQLALLGKPVEHEAQIEFLLDGLPDEYKSVIDQMEGRDTPPTITEVHEKLLNKEAKMLAMNKSLTSVVPITANVAAIRSRSHQDKSNPRHQTHWNTGKSQHHSQPQRYDNRLSKGYQGRCQLCGVFGHSAKRCTFLQQHQQVVTNGLLPTTFRPWQPRANMAVMPSNNSTPWLMDSGVTHHMTSDFANLAVHQPYQVDYAVLLGDGSGSQLGGPIAPRQDQG from the exons ATGGCTGCTGAAACAGTCGACTCAACCTCATCTCTCCTCAACATCAACATGGTGAATATCACCAAACTAACAGCTACCAACTACATGACTTGGAGTCTTCAAGTCCACTCACACCTAAATGGTTACGATCTCGCTGGCTTTTTTGATGGATCCTCTGTTCCACCCGATCATACCACCGTCGTCAATGAGCAACCAACCCCGAATCCAGCCTATGCAAAGTGGCGACGCCAGGACAAGCTCATTTACAGTGCCCTCCTTGGTACTCTCTCTTCCTCCATTCACTCAGTCGTCTCCAAAACCACATCTGCTGCCGAGATGTGGAAGAAAATCAATGCTACCTATGCCAGTCCGAGTTGGGGACACATCCAACAACTCCGAATCCAACTAAAACACTACACCAAAGGTGATCAATCGATTGATGTATACTTACAAGGCCTCACCACCAGATTTGATCAACTCGCTCTGCTTGGCAAGCCTGTTGAACATGAAGCTCAGATCGAGTTTCTTCTTGATGGTCTCCCTGACGAGTACAAGTCCGTCATCGACCAAATGGAGGGTCGTGACACGCCACCCACCATCACAGAGGTTCATGAGAAACTCCTGAACAAGGAGGCAAAAATGCTAGCCATGAACAAGTCCCTCACCAGTGTTGTCCCCATCACAGCGAACGTTGCTGCAATCCGCTCCCGCTCACATCAAGACAAGTCCAATCCTCGCCACCAAACACACTGGAACACCGGCAAAAGCCAACATCACTCTCAGCCACAACGCTACGACAATCGTCTCTCGAAAGGGTACCAGGGTCGCTGTCAACTGTGTGGTGTCTTCGGCCACAGTGCCAAACGTTGCACCTTTCTCCAGCAACACCAACAAGTCGTAACTAATGGTCTGCTTCCAACTACATTTCGTCCCTGGCAGCCTCGAGCAAACATGGCTGTCATGCCATCCAACAACTCCACCCCATGGTTGATGGACAGTGGTGTTACACATCATATGACCAGTGACTTTGCCAACTTGGCTGTGCATCAACCATATCAAGTGGACTACGCGGTTCTTCTTGGTGATGGTTCGG GATCTCAGCTCGGGGGTCCCATTGCTCCAAGGCAAGACCAAGGATGA
- the LOC104783499 gene encoding uncharacterized protein LOC104783499 — translation MSRNGPWMSIGDFSEIKNNSEKRGGPSRPESSFTDFRRMIQVCDFQDLKHTRDPFSWMGKRYSHDVACCLDWTMVNSKWIAKFPASQAEFLELIESDHRPVITTITNDFSPRKGHFYFDSRMVNREGLAMLYLKVGQSEDQVKRCVSAPVCVNVEDPYPFGKKQTEQMLKKK, via the coding sequence ATGAGTAGGAATGGTCCATGGATGTCTATTGGCGACTTCAGCGAAATCAAGAACAACTCAGAGAAAAGAGGAGGACCCTCACGTCCTGAGAGCTCGTTCACTGACTTTAGAAGAATGATACAAGTCTGTGATTTTCAAGATTTAAAACATACTAGGGATCCATTCTCCTGGATGGGAAAAAGATACAGTCATGATGTTGCTTGTTGCTTAGACTGGACAATGGTGAATTCCAAATGGATAGCAAAATTTCCAGCCTCTCAAGCTGAGTTTTTGGAGCTCATTGAATCAGACCATAGACCGGTCATCACCACCATTACTAATGATTTCTCCCCTCGCAAAGGACATTTCTACTTTGATTCACGTATGGTAAACAGAGAAGGTTTAGCGATGCTGTATCTAAAGGTTGGACAATCCGAAGATCAGGTCAAGCGATGTGTCTCAGCTCCCGTTTGCGTGAATGTAGAAGATCCATATCCATTTGGAAAAAAGCAAACAGAACAAATGCTCAAGAAGAAATAG
- the LOC104779700 gene encoding translin-associated protein X-like, which produces MLSCSSAFQRVAFMLMAPKLKPQRLHQIAETGAEQLVKKARTMTTESSMKDAFSTYADYLNNFNEKRERVVKASRDITMNSKKVIFQVHRLSKDNKEEVLEKAGKDLEAVRDQHFARLMRELQGTDFWKLRRAYSPGVQEYVEAATFYKFCLSGTLCTLDDINATLVPLSDPSLEPLQINILDYILGLADLTGELMRMAIGRISDGEIEFAQRICQFVRQIHRELMLVVPKMDDSYDMKSKMEVMLQSVIKIENACFSVHVRGSEYIPLLGDDAPTSYLLGAADIE; this is translated from the exons ATGTTGAGTTGTTCATCGGCGTTCCAAAGAGTAGCCTTTATGCTCATGGCTCCCAAATTAAAACCTCAGCGACTCCATCAAA ttGCAGAGACTGGTGCTGAACAATTGGTTAAGAAAGCTAGGACGATGACTACTGAATCCTCCATGAAAGATGCTTTCTCTACCTACGCTGATTATCTTAATAACTTC AATGAGAAACGAGAAAGAGTGGTGAAGGCAAGTCGTGATATCACAATGAATAGTAAAAAAGTTATCTTTCAGGTTCACAg ACTCAGTAAAGACAACAAAGAGGAAGTTTTGGAGAAAGCAGGGAAAGATTTGGAAGCTGTGAGGGATCAACATTTTGCCCGGCTAATGAGAGAGCTGCAAGGGACTGATTTTTGGAAGCTGAGACGAGCTTATTCCCCAGGG GTGCAAGAATATGTTGAAGCTGCAACGTTTTATAAGTTCTGTTTGTCTGGGACGCTATGTACTCTCGATGATATTAATGCAACGCTTGTACCGCTTAGTGACCCTTCTTTAGAGCCGTTGCAGATCAATATCCTTGACTATATTCTTGGG CTAGCTGATTTGACTGGAGAGCTAATGCGAATGGCGATTGGTCGAATATCAGATGGTGAAATCGAATTTGCGCAGCGGATTTGTCAGTTTGTTAGACAGATTCATAGGGAACTTATGCTAGTTGTGCCAAAGATGGATGACAGTTACGACATGAAGTCCAAGATGGAAGTGATGCTTCAGAGTGTGATCAAAATCGAGAACG CTTGCTTTAGCGTTCACGTGAGAGGATCAGAGTATATTCCACTGCTTGGAGATGATGCGCCAACATCGTACTTATTGGGAGCTGCTGATATCGAATGA